From the genome of Pelobacter propionicus DSM 2379, one region includes:
- the malQ gene encoding 4-alpha-glucanotransferase: protein MLTARTCGVLLHPTSLPGRGGIGSLGEDARCFVDLLADMGMSLWQVLPLTPPACGNSPYSAFSAFAGNPLLIDCDQLVAEGDLAEYSPPDVPSTERVDFGSVIESKLALLRRAASAFFAAGVTGRMEEFWRFCDTNTWLHDYALFMAIKEQRNGASWHRWPAAMARHTPAMYEKLSVQLGPEIGVQKYMQWQFFRQWRSLRDYAASRGIRLVGDMPLFVAYDSADVWSRRSLFLLDEKGRPLCMAGVPPDYFSATGQLWGNPLYDWQALEGHGFDWWIERFRHLFTLYDAVRIDHFRGFEAAWHVPAGERTAKRGAWVEGPGRAFFDAVGASLGKLPIIAEDLGEITPAVEELRDRYGFPGMKILQFAFDSGPANPYLPHNHTRSCVVYTGTHDNCTTRGWYDGLSLEQRREVRHYIGCASEKIVEGMLRMALMSVADTVILPFQDLLGLPADARMNVPGTAEGNWGWRFSWDMVPRRLGADLAEMVKRYGRSMGKF, encoded by the coding sequence ATGCTGACGGCCAGAACCTGCGGAGTACTGCTTCATCCGACGTCGTTGCCGGGAAGGGGGGGCATCGGATCCCTGGGGGAAGATGCTCGCTGTTTCGTCGACCTGCTGGCGGACATGGGCATGTCGCTCTGGCAGGTGCTGCCGCTGACCCCTCCAGCCTGTGGCAACTCTCCCTACTCGGCCTTTTCCGCCTTTGCCGGTAACCCGCTGCTGATCGATTGCGATCAACTGGTGGCGGAGGGGGACCTGGCGGAGTACTCCCCCCCTGACGTCCCATCCACGGAGCGGGTGGATTTCGGCTCGGTCATCGAGTCCAAGCTGGCTCTCCTGCGCCGGGCAGCCAGCGCCTTCTTCGCCGCGGGCGTAACCGGGCGGATGGAAGAATTCTGGCGCTTCTGCGATACCAACACCTGGCTGCATGACTACGCTCTCTTCATGGCCATCAAGGAGCAGCGGAACGGTGCCAGCTGGCATCGCTGGCCAGCCGCCATGGCGCGGCACACGCCGGCAATGTACGAGAAGCTCTCCGTGCAACTGGGGCCGGAGATCGGCGTCCAGAAGTACATGCAGTGGCAGTTTTTCCGCCAGTGGCGTTCGCTGCGCGACTACGCCGCCAGCCGGGGGATCAGGCTGGTGGGCGACATGCCGCTTTTCGTGGCCTACGATTCCGCCGATGTCTGGAGCAGGCGTTCCCTCTTCTTGCTTGATGAAAAAGGCCGCCCTCTGTGTATGGCAGGGGTACCGCCCGACTATTTCAGCGCAACGGGCCAGTTGTGGGGCAATCCGCTCTATGACTGGCAGGCGCTTGAGGGGCATGGGTTCGATTGGTGGATCGAGCGCTTCCGCCACCTGTTCACCCTCTACGATGCCGTGCGCATCGACCATTTCCGCGGCTTCGAGGCTGCCTGGCATGTTCCCGCCGGCGAGCGGACCGCCAAACGGGGCGCCTGGGTGGAAGGGCCGGGGAGGGCTTTCTTCGACGCCGTCGGCGCGTCTCTGGGGAAACTGCCTATCATTGCCGAAGACCTGGGAGAGATCACCCCGGCTGTGGAGGAACTGCGCGACCGCTACGGCTTTCCCGGCATGAAGATTCTCCAGTTCGCCTTCGACTCCGGCCCGGCCAATCCCTATCTGCCGCACAACCACACCAGGAGCTGCGTGGTGTACACCGGTACCCACGACAACTGCACCACCAGGGGGTGGTACGACGGCCTCTCTCTCGAACAGCGCCGGGAGGTGCGGCACTACATCGGCTGCGCGTCGGAAAAAATTGTGGAAGGAATGCTCAGGATGGCGCTGATGTCCGTGGCTGACACGGTTATTCTTCCCTTTCAGGACCTGCTCGGCCTGCCCGCCGATGCGCGCATGAACGTTCCCGGAACAGCCGAAGGTAACTGGGGATGGCGTTTTTCCTGGGATATGGTTCCACGGCGCCTGGGGGCCGACCTGGCCGAGATGGTGAAACGGTATGGGCGCAGTATGGGCAAGTTCTGA
- a CDS encoding YceD family protein, with the protein MKISIDHISEKPLALHSQEPALSFPLLAQMQADGTCSFIGPVRCDATVVREYDHVRVTGRITVPVALVCSRCLVDYESLLDSSFTIIFRKATAEEGVLEEETELSEQDLIASCYHGDEIDMTHEIEEQISMEVPVQPLCGDSCKGLCPECGTDLNHDTCSCSASQFNFKFSALKDFKASR; encoded by the coding sequence GTGAAGATATCCATCGATCATATAAGTGAAAAACCCCTCGCGCTGCACAGCCAGGAACCGGCTCTGTCGTTTCCGCTCCTGGCGCAGATGCAGGCCGACGGTACCTGCTCCTTCATTGGTCCCGTCCGCTGCGACGCGACCGTGGTGCGCGAATACGATCACGTGCGGGTGACGGGGCGCATCACGGTGCCGGTGGCGCTGGTCTGTTCACGCTGCCTCGTCGACTACGAGTCCCTGCTGGATTCGTCCTTCACCATCATCTTCAGGAAGGCGACGGCCGAGGAAGGTGTTCTGGAGGAGGAGACCGAACTCAGCGAACAGGATCTGATCGCATCCTGTTACCATGGCGACGAGATCGACATGACCCACGAGATCGAAGAACAGATTTCCATGGAAGTACCCGTTCAGCCGCTCTGCGGCGACAGCTGCAAGGGGCTCTGCCCCGAGTGTGGAACCGACCTGAATCACGACACCTGTTCCTGCTCAGCCAGCCAGTTTAATTTCAAGTTCAGTGCACTCAAGGATTTCAAGGCGTCCAGATAA
- the rpmF gene encoding 50S ribosomal protein L32: MAVPKKKTSKSRKNMRRAHDFLTTQSVSVCPQCKSPKLPHRVCPTCGTYKGKEVLDVAKAS, from the coding sequence ATGGCGGTACCCAAGAAAAAAACATCCAAATCACGTAAAAACATGAGAAGGGCACATGATTTTCTCACGACCCAGTCCGTCTCGGTCTGCCCCCAGTGCAAATCCCCCAAACTGCCCCACCGTGTCTGCCCCACCTGCGGCACCTACAAGGGAAAAGAAGTACTCGACGTTGCCAAAGCCTCGTAA
- the plsX gene encoding phosphate acyltransferase PlsX: MRIAVDAMGGDNAPTIEVEGAVAACREFGIPITLVGDQERLRKELELHHCSGLDIDIFHASEVVGMHDSASDAIRRKKNSSVRLAFELVKEGKACAAVSAGNSGATMAAGMFVLKRIKGIDRPAIAQVFPTLKGKTLVLDIGGTVDCKPIHLAQFAIMGEVYARYVMGIADPVVGLLSNGEEESKGNELTRETNTLLRKTSLNYAGYIEGRDIFKGQIDVVVCDGFVGNIVLKLSEGLADAAGRMLKQEILKSWVSKLGYLFVRGAFKRFRRIVDYAEYGGAPLLGINGVGMICHGGSSVKAIKNAIRLAEEYARNGVAEHVVEKLSENHIESLQRDNAKLQAVGE; encoded by the coding sequence ATGAGAATAGCTGTTGACGCAATGGGTGGCGACAATGCCCCGACTATCGAGGTCGAAGGCGCTGTCGCCGCCTGTCGTGAATTCGGCATCCCCATAACGCTGGTTGGAGACCAGGAACGGCTCAGGAAGGAATTGGAGCTACACCACTGTTCCGGGCTGGATATCGATATCTTCCATGCCAGCGAAGTGGTCGGGATGCATGACTCCGCGTCCGATGCCATACGGCGCAAGAAAAACTCGTCGGTTCGGCTGGCATTTGAACTGGTGAAAGAGGGAAAGGCCTGCGCCGCGGTGAGTGCCGGAAACTCCGGTGCCACCATGGCCGCGGGCATGTTCGTGCTCAAGCGTATCAAGGGAATTGATCGTCCGGCCATCGCCCAGGTTTTTCCCACCCTGAAGGGGAAGACGCTGGTGCTGGACATTGGCGGCACGGTGGACTGCAAGCCGATCCATCTGGCGCAGTTCGCCATCATGGGTGAGGTGTACGCCCGTTACGTCATGGGGATTGCCGATCCGGTGGTTGGCCTTCTATCCAATGGTGAGGAAGAGTCCAAGGGCAACGAACTGACCCGTGAAACCAACACCCTGCTGCGCAAAACATCGCTGAACTATGCCGGCTATATCGAGGGGCGTGACATATTCAAGGGGCAGATCGATGTGGTGGTCTGCGACGGCTTCGTGGGCAACATCGTTCTGAAACTGTCCGAGGGGTTGGCCGATGCTGCCGGCCGCATGCTCAAGCAGGAGATTCTGAAGAGTTGGGTCTCCAAGCTGGGCTATCTGTTCGTGCGCGGCGCGTTCAAGCGTTTCAGGAGAATCGTCGACTACGCCGAATACGGTGGAGCGCCTCTTTTGGGAATCAACGGCGTGGGCATGATCTGCCACGGTGGCTCCAGTGTCAAGGCGATCAAAAACGCCATCCGTCTGGCAGAGGAGTATGCGCGCAATGGCGTGGCCGAGCATGTGGTGGAAAAACTCTCCGAAAACCATATAGAGTCCCTGCAGCGGGACAATGCCAAGCTTCAGGCGGTCGGCGAGTGA
- the fabD gene encoding ACP S-malonyltransferase, whose translation MRKTAFVFPGQGSQYPGMGKELFDTYRVSREVFEEADEALGLKLSTLCFEGGEDELKLTANTQPAILTTSIAILKALLQETGLKPDYVAGHSLGEFSALVCTGTLSLADAVRTVRSRGFFMQDAVPVGTGAMAAILSVSAEVLDEICQEAAQGEIVAPANFNSPGQVVIAGHSGAVHRAITIAKERGFKKALMLPVSAPFHCALMQPAAERLAEVLERVKFAHVKVPYVANADAEPNTNRTRIKPLLITQVCAPVLWEQSVRKMASLGVERFVEIGPGKVLSGLVKRIAKESLVDNVENIATLKAL comes from the coding sequence ATGAGAAAGACGGCTTTTGTTTTTCCTGGTCAAGGCTCGCAATACCCGGGTATGGGCAAGGAACTGTTCGATACCTACCGGGTTTCCCGTGAGGTCTTTGAAGAGGCCGATGAAGCCCTCGGACTGAAGCTTTCCACCCTCTGCTTCGAGGGGGGAGAAGATGAACTGAAGCTGACCGCCAACACCCAGCCCGCTATCCTGACCACCAGCATCGCCATCCTGAAGGCTCTTCTGCAGGAAACCGGCCTTAAACCCGATTACGTTGCCGGCCACTCTCTGGGCGAGTTTTCTGCCTTGGTCTGCACCGGAACCCTGTCCCTGGCCGATGCGGTGCGCACGGTGCGCTCACGCGGCTTCTTCATGCAGGACGCGGTTCCCGTGGGAACCGGTGCCATGGCGGCAATCTTGAGCGTCAGTGCCGAAGTGCTGGACGAGATCTGCCAGGAGGCTGCCCAGGGGGAGATCGTCGCTCCCGCCAACTTCAACTCGCCCGGACAGGTCGTTATCGCCGGCCATTCCGGTGCTGTCCACCGTGCTATCACCATAGCCAAGGAGCGGGGGTTCAAGAAGGCGCTCATGCTTCCGGTTAGCGCACCATTCCACTGTGCGCTGATGCAACCGGCGGCTGAAAGGCTTGCCGAGGTGCTTGAACGGGTAAAGTTCGCCCATGTCAAGGTGCCCTATGTTGCCAATGCTGATGCGGAACCCAATACCAACCGCACCAGAATCAAGCCGCTGCTCATAACCCAGGTCTGCGCGCCGGTGCTCTGGGAACAGTCGGTCAGGAAAATGGCGTCTCTGGGCGTGGAACGATTCGTTGAGATCGGTCCCGGCAAGGTCCTGTCCGGCCTTGTTAAGCGGATCGCCAAGGAGAGCCTGGTTGACAATGTGGAGAATATT